The following coding sequences are from one Triticum aestivum cultivar Chinese Spring chromosome 5A, IWGSC CS RefSeq v2.1, whole genome shotgun sequence window:
- the LOC123101907 gene encoding sucrose transport protein SUT2, translated as MPPRRPNTGGGGGTSSAAPPPPPRKVPLRSLLRAASVACGVQFGWALQLSLLTPYVQELGIPHAFASLVWLCGPLSGLLVQPLVGHLSDRIAPANSPLGRRRPFIAAGAASIAFSVLTVGFSADLGRLFGDNIVPGSTRFGAIIVYLIGFWLLDVGNNATQGPCRAFLADLTENDPRRTRIANAYFSLFMALGNILGYATGAYNGWYKIFPFTITESCSVSCANLKSAFLLDIIILAITTYVSVVTVQDNPTFGSDEAAPPSSHEEEAFLFELFGSFKYFTMPVWMVLIVTSLTWIGWFPFILFDTDWMGREIYRGSPEIVADTQKYHDGVRMGSFGLMLNSVVLGITSIGMEKLCRKWGAGLVWGVSNIIMALCFVAMLIITYVAQNLDYGPSGAPPTGIVAASLIVFTILGAPLSVTYSIPYAMAASRVENLGLGQGLAMGILNLSIVIPQIIVSLGSGPWDQLFGGGNAPSFWVAAAASFVGGLVAILGLPRARLGPKKKTTQR; from the exons ATGCCGCCGCGGCGGCCCAACAccggcgggggcgggggcacctcctcggccgcgccgccgcctccgccgcgcaaGGTCCCGCTCCGCTCCCTGCTCCGGGCGGCCTCCGTCGCCTGCGGGGTCCAATTCGGGTGGGCGCTGCAGCTCTCGCTGCTCACCCCCTACGTCCAAGAACTCGGCATCCCGCACGCCTTCGCCAGCCTGGTCTGGCTCTGCGGCCCGCTGTCGGGCCTCCTGGTGCAGCCGCTGGTGGGCCACCTCTCGGACCGCATCGCGCCGGCCAACTCCCCGCTGGGCCGTCGCCGGCCCTTCATCGCCGCGGGCGCCGCCTCCATCGCCTTCTCCGTGCTCaccgtcggcttctccgccgacctgGGGCGGCTCTTCGGGGACAACATCGTGCCCGGGTCCACTCGGTTCGGCGCCATCATCGTCTACCTCATCGGCTTCTGGCTGCTGGACGTCGGCAACAACGCCACGCAGGGGCCATGCCGCGCCTTCCTCGCAGACCTCACAG AGAATGACCCGAGGAGGACCCGGATCGCCAACGCCTACTTCTCGCTCTTCATGGCCCTGGGGAACATACTCGGGTACGCCACCGGGGCATACAATGGCTGGTACAAGATATTCCCGTTCACTATCACCGAGTCCTGCAGCGTCAGCTGCGCCAACCTCAAGTCTGCGTTCCTGCTCGATATCATCATCCTAGCGATCACGACATACGTTAGCGTGGTGACGGTGCAGGACAACCCTACTTTCGGAAGCGACGAGGCGGCGCCTCCGAGCAGCCACGAGGAGGAGGCTTTCCTCTTTGAGCTTTTCGGGTCGTTCAAGTACTTCACGATGCCTGTTTGGATGGTCTTGATCGTCACCTCGCTTACCTGGATCGGGTGGTTCCCTTTCATCCTCTTTGATACCGACTGGATGGGCCGAGAGATCTACCGGGGAAGCCCGGAGATCGTCGCCGACACCCAAAAGTATCATGACGGTGTGAGAATGGGCTCTTTTGGTCTCATGCTCAACTCGGTCGTTCTCGGGATCACATCTATTGGAATGGAGAAGTTGTGTAGGAAGTGGGGAGCTGGACTTGTATGGGGTGTCTCCAATATCATCATGGCTCTGTGCTTCGTGGCGATGCTTATTATAACATACGTTGCGCAGAACCTGGATTATGGACCTAGTGGAGCACCTCCAACCGGCATTGTCGCCGCTTCCCTCATTGTGTTCACAATCCTAGGAGCACCTCTGTCG GTCACGTACAGTATACCATATGCGATGGCTGCAAGTCGTGTTGAAAATCTTGGGCTAGGCCAAG GTCTAGCAATGGGCATTCTTAATTTATCTATTGTGATACCACAG ATCATCGTGTCGCTGGGCAGCGGGCCGTGGGACCAGCTCTTCGGCGGAGGGAACGCGCCATCCTTCTGGGTGGCCGCCGCAGCCTCGTTTGTGGGCGGGCTGGTAGCCATCCTTGGGCTCCCGCGAGCCCGGCTCGGACCGAAGAAGAAAACCACCCAACGATGA